In Halobaculum limi, one DNA window encodes the following:
- a CDS encoding ATPase, whose amino-acid sequence MRLLVVGADRVDAGKTTFAVGLAARLRAERSGDDLRVYKPRAGNDYWFDHDDVRRAIDEGRLYGKDVARLLDAAGSDAPHETRNPIHRLWRPTPDTTGLLGESGRSFVVDRVTTPEGDQWVVNGEVDLPSPIRRALPLDDARRVSSVREVNTAARDLHLPALDRLAAQVRESPLGGDAHGTTALVESYGDVALPLRDVRFDAVAAVDPGRCRVYDGDRWAIARDAAVGDRGDGTLEVSVSRVTEMLDPVSTHALCPLTGGQRSAPDAVAETYTDAYKSLVAQARKE is encoded by the coding sequence GTGAGACTCCTCGTCGTCGGCGCGGACCGGGTCGACGCGGGGAAGACGACGTTTGCGGTCGGACTCGCGGCCCGACTCCGAGCCGAGCGTAGCGGGGACGACCTCCGCGTCTACAAGCCCCGCGCAGGCAACGACTACTGGTTCGACCACGACGACGTGCGCCGAGCGATCGATGAGGGGCGACTGTACGGCAAGGACGTCGCCCGACTGCTCGACGCCGCCGGGAGCGACGCCCCTCACGAGACACGGAACCCGATCCACCGCCTGTGGCGACCGACGCCCGACACGACCGGCCTCCTCGGTGAATCCGGGCGGTCGTTCGTCGTCGACCGCGTCACCACACCCGAGGGCGACCAGTGGGTCGTGAACGGCGAGGTCGACCTGCCGAGCCCGATTCGGCGTGCGCTCCCGTTGGATGACGCGCGGCGCGTCTCGTCGGTTCGCGAGGTAAACACGGCCGCACGCGACCTGCACCTCCCGGCGCTCGACCGACTCGCGGCGCAGGTTCGCGAGTCACCACTCGGCGGCGACGCGCACGGAACAACGGCCCTCGTCGAGTCGTACGGCGACGTGGCACTCCCACTCCGTGACGTTCGATTCGACGCGGTGGCAGCCGTCGACCCGGGTCGTTGCCGCGTGTACGACGGCGATCGGTGGGCCATCGCACGCGACGCCGCGGTCGGCGACCGCGGAGATGGAACGCTCGAAGTGAGCGTCTCGCGTGTGACCGAGATGCTCGACCCGGTGTCGACGCACGCGCTTTGCCCGCTGACGGGCGGGCAGCGATCTGCACCCGACGCCGTGGCGGAGACGTACACCGACGCCTACAAGTCGCTGGTGGCACAGGCTCGGAAAGAGTAG
- a CDS encoding DUF5827 family protein: MPTPKADFPDLFPCDFYTPEELFEADQMYTVYETARLLQGLEPDAEIDEGTEDVLLDWAIPWIMVHSTDLVIAEPRSEEEPGYYGLKRDEDLPGASGDAADQ, translated from the coding sequence ATGCCCACGCCGAAAGCCGACTTTCCTGACCTGTTCCCCTGCGACTTCTACACGCCCGAGGAACTGTTCGAGGCCGACCAGATGTACACGGTCTACGAGACCGCGCGACTCCTCCAGGGACTCGAACCGGACGCCGAGATCGACGAGGGGACCGAAGACGTCCTCCTCGACTGGGCGATTCCGTGGATTATGGTCCACTCGACGGATCTGGTGATCGCAGAACCGCGCTCCGAGGAGGAACCGGGCTACTACGGCCTGAAACGCGACGAAGACCTGCCCGGTGCGAGCGGGGACGCCGCCGACCAGTGA
- a CDS encoding cupin domain-containing protein produces the protein MEHIAIDDVDPSGFGNDVAVRRLSGPLGADDLAINHYRLDPGERFSGGKHTHLDQEELFVVLDGTATFDTEEGTVEVSEREAIRFAPGEYQTGYNDGDDPVAALALGAPADSTEVRVPVECRECGHEALAAIPAEEGMAFECPECGTEADLPT, from the coding sequence ATGGAGCACATCGCCATCGACGACGTGGATCCGAGCGGATTCGGCAATGACGTGGCCGTGCGCCGCCTCAGCGGCCCACTGGGTGCGGACGACCTCGCCATCAACCACTACCGACTCGACCCAGGTGAACGATTCTCTGGCGGGAAACACACCCACCTCGACCAGGAGGAACTGTTCGTGGTCCTCGACGGGACGGCGACGTTCGACACCGAGGAGGGAACCGTGGAGGTGAGCGAGCGCGAGGCGATCCGATTCGCGCCCGGCGAGTACCAGACCGGCTACAACGACGGCGACGACCCGGTCGCGGCGCTGGCGCTGGGCGCACCCGCCGACTCGACGGAGGTTCGCGTGCCGGTGGAGTGCCGCGAGTGTGGCCACGAGGCGCTGGCGGCCATCCCCGCCGAGGAGGGGATGGCGTTCGAGTGCCCCGAGTGCGGGACCGAGGCCGACCTGCCGACGTAA
- a CDS encoding MBL fold metallo-hydrolase, whose product MPLADGVHVLELTIDRPDGDVVLRPTAVETPKGVLLVDTGVPGQVDDIGQALADCDLDIADVRGVVLTHHDGDHAGSLSAVLDRADDPAVYAHEAAAPFVDGRSFPLKTAEDDERYPSAPVDVELQDGVTFRTDAGPMRAVFTPGHAPGHLAFHFPDAGLLLAGDALRGEGGELSGPAEQFTPDFPAAAKSVGRLAELDVETVHCFHGGTVEAGTDDIKAVYESLAAEYLD is encoded by the coding sequence ATGCCACTCGCCGACGGCGTCCACGTACTCGAACTGACCATCGACCGACCAGACGGCGACGTCGTGCTCCGCCCGACCGCCGTCGAGACGCCCAAGGGCGTCCTCCTCGTCGACACCGGCGTCCCAGGGCAAGTAGACGACATCGGGCAGGCGCTCGCCGACTGTGACCTCGACATCGCAGACGTTCGCGGCGTCGTCCTCACGCACCACGACGGCGACCACGCCGGGTCGCTCTCGGCGGTCCTCGACCGTGCCGACGACCCGGCCGTGTACGCGCACGAGGCCGCCGCGCCCTTCGTCGACGGCCGGTCGTTCCCCCTGAAGACGGCCGAGGACGACGAGCGGTATCCGTCCGCGCCGGTCGACGTGGAACTACAGGACGGCGTCACCTTCCGCACGGACGCGGGGCCGATGCGAGCAGTGTTCACGCCCGGCCACGCGCCCGGCCACCTCGCGTTCCACTTCCCCGACGCCGGACTCCTCCTCGCGGGCGACGCCCTCCGCGGCGAGGGTGGGGAACTGAGCGGTCCCGCCGAGCAGTTCACGCCCGACTTCCCCGCGGCGGCCAAGTCTGTCGGCCGACTCGCGGAACTGGACGTGGAGACGGTCCACTGTTTCCACGGCGGCACGGTCGAGGCCGGAACCGACGACATCAAAGCGGTGTACGAGTCGCTGGCGGCCGAGTATCTCGACTGA
- the sod gene encoding superoxide dismutase has translation MSDYELDPLPYDYDALEPHISEQVLTWHHDTHHQGYVNGWNSAEETLAENREEGDFSSSAGAIRNVTHNSSGHILHDLFWQNMSPEGGDEPSGALADRIAEDFGSYEAWKGEFEAAAGNASGWALLVYDTFSNQLRNVVVDKHDQGAIWGGHPVLALDVWEHSYYYDYGPARGDFISAFFEVVDWEEPSARYEQAVELFE, from the coding sequence ATGAGCGACTACGAACTCGACCCACTGCCGTACGATTACGACGCACTCGAACCCCACATCTCCGAACAGGTCCTGACGTGGCACCACGACACCCATCACCAGGGCTACGTCAACGGCTGGAACTCCGCCGAGGAGACGCTCGCGGAGAACCGCGAGGAGGGTGACTTCTCCTCTTCCGCGGGTGCCATCCGCAACGTGACCCACAACTCCTCGGGTCACATCCTGCACGACCTGTTCTGGCAGAACATGAGCCCCGAGGGCGGCGACGAGCCGTCGGGTGCGCTCGCGGACCGCATCGCCGAGGACTTCGGCTCCTACGAGGCGTGGAAGGGCGAGTTCGAGGCCGCCGCCGGCAACGCATCCGGCTGGGCCCTGCTCGTGTACGACACGTTCTCGAACCAGCTGCGCAACGTGGTCGTCGACAAGCACGACCAGGGCGCAATCTGGGGCGGTCACCCCGTCCTCGCACTCGACGTCTGGGAGCACTCCTACTACTACGACTACGGCCCGGCACGCGGCGACTTCATCTCCGCGTTCTTCGAGGTCGTCGACTGGGAGGAGCCCTCGGCCCGCTACGAGCAGGCCGTCGAACTGTTCGAGTAA